A portion of the Acidisarcina polymorpha genome contains these proteins:
- a CDS encoding DUF6496 domain-containing protein produces the protein MPAAKKAANKSTTKKSPAKSASRKSGGRKYSPKASESVETEMHEMKRGKLKTGTGKKVTNPKQAIAIGLSEARKSGVKVPPPPKKSALAKKTSTRKSN, from the coding sequence ATGCCTGCAGCCAAAAAGGCCGCCAACAAGTCTACGACCAAAAAGTCCCCCGCCAAAAGTGCGAGCAGGAAGAGCGGCGGACGGAAGTATAGTCCCAAGGCCTCAGAGTCGGTCGAAACCGAAATGCATGAGATGAAGCGAGGCAAGCTGAAAACGGGGACGGGCAAGAAAGTGACGAACCCGAAGCAGGCGATCGCCATCGGATTATCAGAAGCGCGGAAGTCTGGGGTGAAGGTTCCGCCTCCACCGAAGAAGTCAGCTTTGGCGAAAAAGACCTCCACCAGGAAGAGCAACTAA
- a CDS encoding FmdB family zinc ribbon protein produces the protein MPLYEYRCTACGHRFEKIQSFSAPDEKECPVCKGAVERLISAPAVQFKGSGFYSTDYPSKSSAAPKADGGGKSESSSEGSSKSEGSKDSSSKSAGDGSKSSSDSSSSTPSTSAAASTSSPSKE, from the coding sequence ATGCCGCTTTATGAATACCGCTGCACTGCATGCGGCCACCGTTTCGAAAAGATCCAAAGCTTCAGTGCGCCCGACGAGAAGGAATGCCCGGTATGCAAGGGCGCAGTAGAACGCCTCATCTCCGCACCAGCCGTGCAGTTCAAAGGCTCGGGTTTCTATTCGACAGACTATCCTTCGAAATCATCCGCTGCCCCGAAGGCCGACGGAGGAGGCAAGAGCGAATCTTCGAGTGAAGGCTCAAGCAAGAGCGAAGGAAGCAAGGATTCTTCATCGAAATCCGCAGGTGACGGAAGCAAGTCCAGTTCGGATAGCTCATCCTCTACGCCGTCAACGAGCGCGGCTGCTTCAACTTCGTCGCCTAGTAAAGAGTAG
- the purF gene encoding amidophosphoribosyltransferase has translation MEGVPGAEPLEAQILRLRRCAAPRRRTKVVEDDADTLHEECGVVAIHGHPDAARQAYLALYALQHRGQESAGIATADYKNLSNIKGMGLVADIFTDDVLAKLPGEMAIGHTRYSTTGDSALLNAQPIRVDSTKGLIAIAHNGNLVNLGNIRTRLERDGAFFQTTSDSEIIVQLIAHSHAGTLVDAIADSLSQVDGAFSIVMMTRDRIFAARDPRGFRPLSMGRIVNPDGPDTIVFASETCAFDLLRAKWERDVKPGELVMVTQDGVTSRQYSTGVPQTSCIFEHVYFARPDSRIFGRWVQESRDQMGRQLARESGVPADLIVPVPDSGVTAALGYSAESGIPFNFGLIRNHYVGRTFIEPEQRVRDFGVKLKLNPVRNLLEGKRIILIDDSIIRGTTSRKIVRMVRQAGAKEVHLRISCPPTISPCFYGVDTPRKKELIAANNSVEEIRRYIEADTLAYLSLDGLEQACHGVENNHYCTACYTGIYPTQWVDVEDILPAAVGAR, from the coding sequence ATGGAGGGTGTTCCCGGCGCGGAGCCGCTGGAAGCGCAGATCCTTCGACTACGCCGCTGCGCGGCTCCGCGCAGGAGGACAAAAGTTGTGGAGGACGACGCAGACACCCTCCACGAAGAGTGCGGAGTCGTAGCCATCCACGGCCATCCCGACGCCGCGCGCCAGGCCTATCTCGCCCTCTATGCCCTGCAGCATCGCGGACAGGAATCGGCTGGCATCGCCACCGCCGACTACAAGAACCTCTCGAACATCAAGGGCATGGGCCTGGTCGCGGACATCTTCACCGACGACGTGCTGGCCAAGCTGCCGGGCGAGATGGCCATCGGCCACACTCGCTATTCGACGACTGGCGACTCGGCGCTGCTCAACGCGCAGCCGATTCGGGTGGATTCGACCAAGGGCCTCATCGCCATCGCCCACAACGGCAACCTCGTCAATCTCGGCAACATTCGTACCCGGCTTGAACGCGACGGTGCGTTCTTCCAGACCACCAGCGACTCCGAAATCATCGTTCAACTGATCGCGCATTCCCACGCCGGAACTCTGGTCGACGCGATCGCCGACTCGCTTTCGCAGGTCGACGGGGCCTTCTCGATCGTGATGATGACCCGCGACCGCATCTTCGCTGCCCGCGATCCGCGCGGCTTCCGGCCGCTCTCGATGGGTCGCATCGTCAACCCGGACGGCCCCGACACGATCGTCTTCGCCTCCGAGACCTGCGCCTTCGATCTGCTCCGCGCCAAGTGGGAGCGCGATGTCAAGCCCGGGGAACTCGTCATGGTCACCCAGGATGGCGTCACCTCGCGGCAATATTCTACCGGCGTCCCCCAGACCAGCTGCATCTTCGAGCATGTCTATTTCGCGCGTCCGGACAGCCGTATCTTCGGCCGCTGGGTGCAGGAAAGCCGCGACCAGATGGGCCGCCAGCTCGCCCGAGAATCGGGCGTTCCCGCCGACCTGATCGTGCCGGTTCCTGATTCCGGCGTGACGGCGGCGCTTGGATACTCAGCCGAAAGCGGTATCCCGTTCAACTTCGGTTTGATTCGCAACCACTATGTGGGCCGCACCTTTATCGAGCCCGAGCAGCGCGTCCGCGATTTCGGCGTGAAGCTCAAGCTGAACCCCGTCCGCAACCTGCTTGAGGGCAAGCGAATCATCCTGATCGACGACTCCATTATTCGCGGAACCACGAGCCGCAAGATCGTGCGCATGGTTCGGCAGGCGGGCGCGAAGGAAGTCCATCTGCGGATCAGTTGTCCGCCAACGATCTCGCCATGCTTCTATGGAGTGGATACGCCGCGGAAGAAGGAGCTGATTGCGGCGAATAACTCCGTCGAAGAGATTCGCCGCTACATCGAAGCAGACACGCTGGCCTATCTCTCACTTGATGGCCTCGAACAGGCCTGTCACGGCGTCGAGAACAACCATTACTGCACGGCTTGTTATACCGGGATTTATCCTACCCAATGGGTCGACGTGGAAGACATCTTGCCGGCGGCGGTAGGCGCCCGGTAA